From a region of the Mycobacterium intracellulare ATCC 13950 genome:
- a CDS encoding DUF6955 family protein — MSSDDKHFKVNVWINEERLEALANAGMADLANEAFAGMKLLEIYTTEEQKNIVLQRYPGSKYDSATTRSIELLPKQAKDRLLELSIAMHSTGPDVMGRFLEETKP; from the coding sequence GTGAGCAGCGACGACAAACACTTCAAGGTCAACGTCTGGATCAACGAGGAGCGGCTGGAGGCGCTGGCGAACGCCGGGATGGCCGACCTGGCCAACGAGGCTTTCGCAGGCATGAAGCTGCTGGAGATATACACCACCGAAGAGCAGAAAAATATTGTCCTGCAACGCTATCCGGGATCCAAGTACGATTCCGCCACCACCCGCTCCATTGAGCTGCTGCCCAAGCAGGCCAAGGACAGGCTGTTGGAGCTGTCGATCGCGATGCATTCCACCGGTCCGGATGTGATGGGCCGCTTCCTCGAGGAAACGAAGCCCTGA
- a CDS encoding PPE family protein: protein MLDFGALPPEINSTRMYAGPGSAPMVAAAAAWDVLANGLETASRGYSAVIAQLEGESWTGSASAAMATAAAPYVAWLATAGAQAEQAASQARAAAAAYEAAFGATVPPALVTANRTLLAQLVASNLLGQNTAMIGATEGAYEQMWAQDAAAMYGYAASSSGATTLTQFHEPPRTTNADGQPGQAAAVAQATNGSAASQSHAALSRTMSTVPQKLQNLSETPPSGGTSTGSALDAVDDFNTLTAPVNLGDAMSRTVTSAGTFGTGAFRANLQAASEAAKAAAPAAAASVSTGTAGVAGPTLASTGSASAVGRLSVPQSWAATNPTIATVAESHWLSDAELDGGPSWHEGPATNMWGGAPAAGAGASSALLSRPSVNNVLRVAPRQFKMPRPSAGG, encoded by the coding sequence ATGCTCGATTTCGGGGCCCTGCCACCAGAAATCAACTCGACCAGAATGTATGCCGGCCCCGGCTCGGCGCCGATGGTCGCCGCGGCGGCCGCCTGGGACGTGCTGGCCAACGGGCTGGAGACCGCGTCGCGCGGGTACTCCGCGGTGATCGCCCAGCTGGAAGGTGAGAGCTGGACCGGCAGCGCCTCGGCCGCGATGGCCACCGCGGCGGCCCCGTACGTGGCATGGCTGGCGACCGCGGGGGCCCAGGCCGAACAGGCGGCCAGCCAGGCGCGGGCCGCGGCGGCCGCCTACGAGGCGGCCTTCGGCGCGACGGTGCCGCCCGCGCTGGTCACGGCCAACCGCACCCTCCTGGCGCAACTGGTCGCGAGCAACCTCCTGGGACAGAACACCGCGATGATCGGGGCGACCGAGGGCGCCTACGAACAGATGTGGGCCCAGGATGCCGCCGCCATGTACGGCTACGCCGCCTCGTCGTCGGGCGCGACGACGCTGACGCAGTTCCACGAGCCTCCGCGGACCACCAACGCCGACGGCCAGCCCGGGCAAGCCGCCGCGGTCGCCCAGGCCACGAACGGCTCGGCCGCGTCGCAATCTCATGCCGCGTTGTCCCGGACGATGTCGACCGTGCCGCAGAAGTTGCAAAACCTCTCCGAAACGCCACCTTCTGGCGGCACTTCGACAGGCTCCGCCCTCGACGCCGTCGACGATTTCAACACGCTGACGGCGCCGGTGAATCTCGGCGACGCCATGAGCCGCACCGTCACGTCGGCGGGCACCTTCGGCACCGGGGCCTTCCGCGCCAACCTGCAGGCGGCGAGCGAAGCCGCCAAAGCCGCCGCCCCCGCCGCGGCGGCGAGTGTCTCGACCGGCACGGCGGGCGTCGCCGGGCCGACCCTCGCGAGCACGGGCAGCGCGAGCGCGGTGGGGCGGCTGTCGGTCCCGCAGAGCTGGGCGGCGACGAACCCGACGATCGCCACCGTCGCCGAGTCGCATTGGCTGTCGGATGCCGAGCTCGACGGTGGGCCGTCATGGCACGAAGGGCCGGCGACCAATATGTGGGGCGGGGCTCCGGCGGCGGGTGCGGGGGCATCCTCGGCGCTGCTGTCGCGGCCCTCGGTCAACAACGTCTTGCGGGTGGCCCCACGCCAATTCAAGATGCCGCGTCCTTCCGCGGGCGGATAG
- the cysC gene encoding adenylyl-sulfate kinase gives MPNNITWHEHKISRGEREELNGHQGCVIWFTGLSGSGKSTVANIVEQKLYERGIRSYLLDGDNVRYGLNAGPELLEERHGPEFAKRFGLGFSAEDREENIRRIGAVAKLFCEAGVIALTAFISPYVRDRDAIRATLGDGDFQEIFIDTPIEVCEQRDPKGLYKKARAGEIKGFTGIDDPYEAPARPELRLEGGTKDADTLADEVIAHLERAGIIRALHRVHDDLESSEVTA, from the coding sequence ATGCCGAACAACATCACCTGGCACGAACACAAGATCAGCCGCGGCGAGCGCGAGGAACTCAACGGCCACCAGGGTTGCGTCATCTGGTTCACCGGGCTGAGCGGCAGCGGCAAGAGCACGGTCGCCAACATCGTCGAACAAAAGCTCTACGAGCGGGGCATCCGGAGCTATCTCCTGGACGGCGACAACGTCCGCTACGGGCTCAACGCCGGTCCGGAGCTGCTCGAGGAACGCCATGGGCCCGAGTTCGCCAAGCGGTTCGGGCTGGGATTTTCCGCCGAGGATCGTGAGGAGAACATCCGCCGCATCGGCGCGGTCGCGAAGCTGTTCTGCGAGGCCGGCGTCATCGCTTTGACGGCCTTCATCAGCCCTTACGTGCGTGATCGGGACGCGATCCGGGCCACGCTGGGTGACGGCGATTTCCAGGAGATCTTCATCGACACCCCGATCGAGGTGTGCGAGCAGCGCGATCCCAAGGGTCTCTACAAGAAGGCCCGGGCCGGTGAAATCAAGGGATTCACCGGGATCGACGACCCCTACGAAGCCCCGGCGCGCCCGGAGCTGCGCCTCGAGGGCGGAACGAAGGACGCGGACACGCTGGCCGACGAGGTGATCGCCCACCTCGAGAGGGCGGGCATCATCCGGGCCTTGCACCGAGTTCACGACGACCTGGAGAGCAGCGAGGTCACGGCATGA
- the sat gene encoding sulfate adenylyltransferase — MSYTGHNGKPIVERVATDDASGRIEGLARVPISKATAHEVISLSYGFFTPLTGFMGRQEVDGTLDNFALPDGTLWSIPIVFDMSADDIAELDIKEGASVVLDYLGAPMAVFDVTEIYEYDLERMAEKTYGTTDPRHPGVKKTMGYENRFIGGDVTLINEPVFNEPFAGFWLTPKQHQDALAERHWQRVVAHQTRNVPHTGHEALMKQAWLAANEDQPVDNLNTGVLVNAIIGQKRVGDYIDEAILLAQNALRTSGYFRENVHMVSFTLWDMRYAGPREAIFHAILRTNLGCTHHMFGRDHAGVGDFYHPYDSQNILKQYRDQLGIKPVFLRENWYCPVCLEVTNSALCGHDSQAQSFSGSLIRSILTDEVKPTQKVMRHEVFEVVMECAAKHGQGSPFVTEEYLRDRLPVFTLNQLEGS; from the coding sequence ATGAGCTACACGGGTCACAACGGGAAGCCGATCGTGGAGCGGGTGGCCACGGACGACGCGAGCGGCCGGATCGAGGGGTTGGCGCGCGTGCCGATCTCGAAGGCCACCGCGCACGAAGTCATCAGCCTTTCCTACGGTTTCTTCACCCCACTGACCGGCTTCATGGGCCGCCAAGAGGTCGACGGGACCCTGGACAACTTCGCGCTGCCGGACGGAACGTTGTGGAGCATTCCGATCGTCTTCGACATGTCCGCCGACGACATCGCGGAACTCGATATCAAGGAAGGCGCCAGCGTCGTTCTCGACTATCTCGGGGCCCCCATGGCCGTCTTCGACGTCACCGAGATCTACGAATACGACCTCGAGCGCATGGCCGAAAAAACCTACGGCACAACCGATCCCCGACACCCCGGGGTGAAGAAGACCATGGGCTACGAAAACCGGTTCATCGGCGGGGATGTCACACTGATCAACGAACCCGTTTTCAACGAGCCCTTCGCAGGCTTCTGGCTCACCCCCAAGCAGCACCAGGACGCGTTGGCCGAGCGGCATTGGCAGCGGGTGGTCGCCCACCAGACCAGGAACGTTCCGCACACCGGGCACGAGGCGTTGATGAAACAGGCGTGGCTGGCCGCGAACGAGGATCAGCCCGTCGACAATCTGAACACCGGCGTGCTGGTGAACGCGATCATCGGCCAGAAGCGGGTGGGCGATTACATCGACGAGGCAATACTGTTGGCGCAGAACGCCCTACGCACCAGCGGATATTTTCGCGAGAACGTGCACATGGTGTCCTTCACCCTCTGGGACATGCGGTATGCGGGGCCACGCGAGGCGATATTCCACGCGATCCTGCGGACGAACCTGGGCTGCACGCATCACATGTTCGGGCGAGACCACGCGGGTGTGGGCGATTTCTACCACCCGTACGATTCCCAGAACATCCTCAAGCAGTACCGCGACCAGCTGGGCATCAAGCCGGTGTTCCTGCGGGAGAACTGGTATTGCCCGGTGTGCCTGGAGGTCACCAACTCCGCCCTGTGCGGCCATGATTCACAAGCGCAAAGCTTTAGCGGCAGCCTGATCCGAAGCATCCTGACCGACGAAGTCAAGCCGACGCAGAAGGTGATGCGCCACGAGGTGTTCGAGGTCGTGATGGAGTGCGCCGCAAAGCACGGTCAGGGTTCGCCGTTCGTCACCGAGGAGTACTTGCGGGACAGGCTGCCGGTCTTCACGCTCAACCAATTGGAGGGTTCGTGA